A genomic window from Micromonospora sp. WMMA1947 includes:
- a CDS encoding carbohydrate ABC transporter permease, with protein sequence MIGLIFGVLLSLFPFYWMIVIASRTNDAANSWPPPFLPGGKLGENIERVLANSDANIVKGLMNSFLVSGTITVATVFFGSLAGFAFAKLRFRGKNALLLIILTSMMVPIQLGVLPLYILMAKLDWLNTMPSVTVPFLIGGFGIFMMRQYAEQAVPNELIEAARVDGCSTWRVYWHVVAPALRPAAAVLGLLTFMEQWNQFFWPFVVLADPSNPTVQISLRSLNTAYFADNSQIFAGTLIATLPLFVVFVLFGRQIIGGIMEGAVKS encoded by the coding sequence ATGATCGGCCTGATCTTCGGCGTGCTGCTGTCCCTGTTCCCGTTCTACTGGATGATCGTGATCGCCAGCCGGACGAACGACGCGGCCAACTCCTGGCCGCCGCCGTTCCTGCCCGGCGGCAAGCTCGGGGAGAACATCGAGCGGGTGCTCGCGAACAGCGACGCCAACATCGTCAAGGGCCTGATGAACTCGTTCCTGGTCTCCGGGACGATCACCGTCGCGACGGTGTTCTTCGGCTCGCTGGCCGGCTTCGCGTTCGCCAAGCTGCGCTTCCGGGGCAAGAACGCGCTACTGCTGATCATCCTCACCTCGATGATGGTGCCGATCCAGCTCGGCGTGCTGCCGCTGTACATCCTGATGGCCAAGCTCGACTGGCTGAACACCATGCCGTCGGTGACCGTTCCGTTCCTGATCGGCGGCTTCGGCATCTTCATGATGCGCCAGTACGCCGAGCAGGCGGTACCGAACGAGTTGATCGAGGCCGCCCGGGTGGACGGCTGCTCCACCTGGCGGGTGTACTGGCACGTGGTGGCACCCGCGCTGCGTCCGGCCGCCGCCGTGCTGGGTCTGCTGACCTTCATGGAGCAGTGGAACCAGTTCTTCTGGCCGTTCGTGGTGCTGGCGGACCCGTCCAACCCGACTGTCCAGATCTCGCTGCGCAGCCTCAACACCGCCTACTTCGCCGACAACTCGCAGATCTTCGCCGGTACGTTGATCGCGACCCTGCCCCTGTTCGTCGTGTTCGTTCTGTTCGGCCGCCAGATCATCGGCGGCATCATGGAAGGCGCCGTCAAGTCGTGA
- a CDS encoding acyl-CoA dehydrogenase family protein — protein sequence MEFAYDDRTVELRQRLEAFLTECVYPAEPVHHEQVAAAGDPWARPPVMEELKAQARERGLWNLFLPDARYGAGLTNLQYAPLAELTGRSPHLAPEALNCAAPDTGNMELLAEFGSEAQRKQWLMPLLAGEIRSAFCMTEPEVASSDATNIGTRIVRDGDHYVVNGRKWWSSGAMDPRCEIFIVMGKTDPDADRHRQQSMILVPRDTPGVTVRRGMRVFGYSDAPHGGHAEIDFTDVRVPVDNLVGEEGTGFAIAQARLGPGRIHHCMRLVGMAERALELLCRRVLDRVAFGRPLAEQGVVREWIAESRVRIEQARLLVLKTAWLMDTVGNKGAHTEIQAIKIATPLMAEWVIDKAIQAHGGAGVSQDTPLAELWAAARTLRLADGPDEVHRASLARRELRRYS from the coding sequence ATGGAGTTCGCGTACGACGACCGCACGGTCGAGCTGCGGCAGCGGCTGGAGGCGTTCCTCACCGAGTGCGTGTACCCGGCCGAGCCGGTGCACCACGAGCAGGTGGCCGCCGCCGGCGACCCGTGGGCCCGCCCGCCGGTGATGGAGGAGCTGAAGGCGCAGGCGCGGGAGCGCGGGCTGTGGAACCTGTTCCTGCCCGACGCGCGCTACGGCGCCGGCCTGACCAACCTCCAGTACGCGCCGCTGGCCGAGCTGACCGGGCGCAGCCCGCACCTGGCGCCGGAGGCGCTCAACTGCGCCGCGCCGGACACCGGCAACATGGAGCTGCTCGCCGAGTTCGGCTCCGAGGCGCAGCGCAAGCAGTGGCTCATGCCGCTGCTCGCCGGGGAGATCCGGTCCGCGTTCTGCATGACCGAGCCGGAGGTGGCCTCCTCCGACGCGACGAACATCGGCACCCGGATCGTCCGCGACGGCGACCACTACGTCGTCAACGGCCGCAAGTGGTGGTCGTCCGGGGCGATGGACCCGCGCTGCGAGATCTTCATCGTGATGGGCAAGACCGACCCGGACGCCGACCGGCACCGCCAGCAGAGCATGATCCTGGTCCCCCGGGACACCCCCGGCGTGACGGTACGGCGCGGCATGCGGGTCTTCGGCTACAGCGACGCCCCGCACGGCGGGCACGCCGAGATCGACTTCACCGATGTACGGGTGCCGGTGGACAACCTGGTCGGCGAGGAGGGCACCGGGTTCGCCATCGCCCAGGCCCGGCTCGGCCCCGGCCGCATCCACCACTGCATGCGCCTGGTCGGCATGGCCGAACGAGCCCTGGAACTGCTCTGCCGGCGGGTGCTCGACCGGGTCGCGTTCGGCCGCCCGCTCGCCGAGCAGGGCGTGGTCCGCGAGTGGATCGCCGAGTCGCGGGTGCGGATCGAGCAGGCCCGCCTGCTGGTGCTCAAGACCGCGTGGCTGATGGACACCGTCGGCAACAAGGGCGCGCACACGGAGATCCAGGCCATCAAGATCGCCACCCCGCTGATGGCGGAGTGGGTGATCGACAAGGCCATCCAGGCGCACGGCGGGGCCGGGGTCAGCCAGGACACCCCGCTGGCCGAACTGTGGGCGGCGGCCCGCACGCTACGCCTGGCCGACGGCCCCGACGAGGTCCACCGCGCGTCGCTGGCCCGCCGCGAGCTGCGCCGCTATTCCTGA
- a CDS encoding extracellular solute-binding protein: protein MSVPIRRRRFAAIALASVVVLGTTAACGDDSDSGDSGSGGGPVTLVVDVFGDQGFGYEELYKQYEAEHPNVKIQERGKGLGLGDYNTRLTQQITAGSGAGDVVALEEGTIVQFYAQADKFVNLADHGANDLKGNFLPWKWEQGTTPDGKVLGLGTDVGSMALCYRSDLFKAAGLPTDREQVGALWPTWDEFIATGQKFAAADKKHKFVDSATNFYNVVLMQIAGQGTGYTYYDKSNKMVIDQNPDVKTAYDLTTKMIAAGLSNNLQSFSNEWNAGFKNGTFATIACPAWMTGVIKGQAGDAAAGKWDIAKAPGAGGNWGGSFLGVPKSSKHQKEAAELAKFLTSAKGQIGAYKAVGNLPSNPQALTDPAVADSTNDYFSKAPVGKIFAAGATELKPVYLGPKNNAVRTAVENSLRAVEQGKSAGEQWQTALKNGAAAGK, encoded by the coding sequence ATGAGCGTCCCAATCCGTCGTCGGCGCTTCGCGGCCATCGCGCTCGCGTCCGTCGTCGTGCTCGGCACCACCGCCGCCTGCGGCGACGACTCGGACAGCGGCGACAGCGGCAGCGGCGGCGGCCCGGTCACGCTGGTCGTCGACGTCTTCGGCGACCAGGGCTTCGGCTACGAAGAGCTGTACAAGCAGTACGAGGCGGAGCACCCGAACGTCAAGATCCAGGAGCGGGGCAAGGGCCTCGGCCTCGGTGACTACAACACCCGCCTCACCCAGCAGATCACCGCGGGCTCCGGCGCCGGCGACGTGGTGGCCCTGGAAGAGGGCACCATCGTCCAGTTCTACGCCCAGGCCGACAAGTTCGTGAACCTCGCCGACCACGGCGCGAACGACCTCAAGGGCAACTTCCTGCCGTGGAAGTGGGAGCAGGGCACCACCCCCGACGGCAAGGTGCTGGGCCTCGGCACCGACGTCGGCTCGATGGCGCTGTGCTACCGCAGCGACCTGTTCAAGGCCGCCGGGCTGCCCACCGACCGCGAGCAGGTCGGCGCGCTCTGGCCGACCTGGGACGAGTTCATCGCCACCGGCCAGAAGTTCGCCGCCGCCGACAAGAAGCACAAGTTCGTCGACTCGGCGACCAACTTCTACAACGTCGTGCTGATGCAGATCGCGGGCCAGGGCACCGGCTACACGTACTACGACAAGAGCAACAAGATGGTCATCGACCAGAACCCGGACGTGAAGACGGCGTACGACCTCACCACCAAGATGATCGCCGCCGGGCTGTCCAACAACCTCCAGTCGTTCTCCAACGAGTGGAACGCCGGCTTCAAGAACGGCACCTTCGCCACCATCGCCTGCCCCGCCTGGATGACCGGTGTCATCAAGGGCCAGGCCGGTGACGCGGCGGCCGGCAAGTGGGACATCGCCAAGGCGCCGGGCGCCGGTGGCAACTGGGGCGGCTCCTTCCTCGGCGTGCCGAAGTCGAGCAAGCACCAGAAGGAGGCCGCGGAGCTGGCCAAGTTCCTGACCAGCGCCAAGGGCCAGATCGGCGCGTACAAGGCGGTCGGCAACCTGCCCTCGAACCCGCAGGCGCTCACCGACCCGGCCGTGGCCGACTCGACCAACGACTACTTCAGCAAGGCCCCGGTCGGCAAGATCTTCGCCGCCGGCGCCACCGAGCTGAAGCCGGTCTACCTCGGCCCGAAGAACAACGCGGTCCGCACCGCGGTGGAGAACAGCCTGCGCGCGGTGGAGCAGGGCAAGTCGGCCGGCGAGCAGTGGCAGACGGCCCTCAAGAACGGTGCGGCCGCCGGTAAGTGA
- a CDS encoding LacI family DNA-binding transcriptional regulator, with protein sequence MTTQRTRSLGRPTLDAVAARAGVGRGTVSRVVNGSPQVSPEARAAVQQAIAELGYVPNRAARALVTQRTDSVALVVSESGERVFTEPFFAAIVRGVSSGLVETPMQLWLAMVQSPIERERVEHHLTNQHVDGVLLLSLHDADPLPTLLEERGLPTVLGGRPARMLHPNAQPAWFVDMDNVGGARQAVEHLFRQGRRRVATIAGPQDMGAGLARLSGYQEAVRASGGRVDPGLIAYGDFSEGSGTAAMRRLLDVCPELDAVFVASDLMAFGALRALREAGRRVPEDVAVIGFDDAPIARQAEPPLTTVFQPVEEMGRQMARLLVSRIRGEDVPSPHVLLDTELIHRASA encoded by the coding sequence ATGACAACGCAGCGCACCCGCTCGCTCGGGCGTCCGACCCTCGACGCGGTCGCGGCCCGCGCCGGCGTCGGGCGCGGCACGGTCTCCCGCGTGGTCAACGGCTCGCCGCAGGTCAGCCCGGAGGCCCGGGCCGCCGTCCAGCAGGCCATCGCCGAGCTGGGGTACGTGCCGAACCGTGCCGCCCGTGCGCTGGTCACCCAGCGGACCGACTCGGTGGCCCTGGTCGTGTCCGAGTCGGGGGAGCGGGTCTTCACCGAGCCGTTCTTCGCCGCGATCGTGCGGGGCGTCAGCTCCGGGCTGGTGGAGACGCCCATGCAGCTCTGGCTGGCCATGGTGCAGTCGCCGATCGAGCGGGAGCGGGTCGAGCACCACCTGACCAACCAGCACGTGGACGGCGTACTCCTGCTGTCACTGCACGACGCGGACCCGCTGCCCACACTGCTGGAGGAGCGCGGCCTGCCGACGGTGCTCGGCGGTCGTCCGGCGCGGATGCTGCACCCGAACGCGCAGCCGGCGTGGTTCGTCGACATGGACAACGTCGGCGGCGCGCGACAGGCGGTGGAGCACCTGTTCCGCCAGGGCCGCCGCCGGGTCGCGACCATCGCGGGCCCGCAGGACATGGGCGCCGGCCTGGCCCGGCTCTCCGGCTACCAGGAGGCCGTGCGCGCGTCCGGCGGCCGTGTCGACCCGGGCCTGATCGCGTACGGGGACTTCAGCGAGGGCAGCGGCACCGCGGCCATGCGCCGGCTGCTCGACGTGTGCCCGGAACTGGACGCGGTGTTCGTCGCCTCCGACCTGATGGCGTTCGGCGCGTTGCGCGCGTTGCGCGAGGCCGGCCGCCGGGTGCCCGAGGACGTGGCGGTGATCGGCTTCGACGACGCCCCGATCGCGCGTCAGGCCGAGCCGCCGCTGACCACCGTGTTCCAGCCGGTGGAGGAGATGGGCCGGCAGATGGCCCGGCTGCTGGTGTCCCGCATCCGCGGCGAGGATGTTCCCTCCCCGCACGTGCTGCTGGACACCGAGCTGATCCACCGGGCCTCCGCCTGA
- a CDS encoding sugar ABC transporter permease, translated as MSLDLHAAAPPEPGAPRVAKHTRRRATSMTRLDLKYSPYLYVLPFFVIFAVFGVYPIAYTVWIALTDRSPLNSTISFVGMDNFVELITEDPQFWNAVVNTFGMFLLSTVPQLLLALMLANALNRKLRAQTFFRMAIAMPIITSTAVVALIFSMIYAKDFGLVNWLLDSVGLDPIDWRANRFASWFAISTMVDWRWVGYNALIYLAAMQSISKDMYEAAALDGASRRRQFWSITVPQLRPTIIFTLIISTIGGLQLFTEPLLFTSGSGGLSGGSEGQFQTITMYLLDVMNQRFRWGYAGAVALVLFVLIALMSAINYLLARRISSDK; from the coding sequence ATGAGCCTCGACCTGCACGCCGCGGCGCCGCCCGAGCCCGGCGCGCCGCGCGTCGCAAAGCACACCCGCCGCCGCGCCACCTCGATGACCCGGCTGGACCTGAAGTACTCGCCGTACCTGTACGTCCTGCCGTTCTTCGTGATCTTCGCCGTGTTCGGCGTGTACCCGATCGCGTACACGGTCTGGATCGCGCTGACCGACCGGTCGCCGCTGAACTCGACGATCTCCTTCGTCGGGATGGACAACTTCGTCGAGCTGATCACCGAGGACCCGCAGTTCTGGAACGCGGTGGTCAACACGTTCGGCATGTTCCTGCTCTCCACGGTGCCCCAGCTGCTGCTGGCGCTGATGCTCGCCAACGCGCTCAACCGGAAGCTGCGCGCGCAGACGTTCTTCCGGATGGCCATCGCGATGCCGATCATCACCTCGACCGCCGTGGTCGCGCTGATCTTCTCGATGATCTACGCCAAGGACTTCGGCCTGGTCAACTGGCTGCTCGACAGCGTCGGCCTGGACCCGATCGACTGGCGGGCGAACCGCTTCGCCTCCTGGTTCGCCATCTCCACCATGGTCGACTGGCGCTGGGTCGGCTACAACGCGCTGATCTACCTGGCCGCCATGCAGTCGATCAGCAAGGACATGTACGAGGCCGCGGCGCTGGACGGCGCCTCCCGGCGGCGTCAGTTCTGGTCGATCACGGTCCCGCAGCTGCGCCCCACGATCATCTTCACGCTGATCATCTCCACCATCGGCGGCCTCCAGCTGTTCACCGAGCCCCTGCTGTTCACCAGCGGCTCGGGTGGCCTCTCCGGCGGTTCGGAGGGGCAGTTCCAGACCATCACGATGTACCTGCTCGACGTGATGAACCAGCGCTTCCGGTGGGGCTACGCCGGAGCGGTCGCGCTCGTGCTCTTCGTGCTCATCGCGTTGATGTCGGCGATCAACTACCTGCTCGCCCGCCGCATCAGCTCCGACAAGTGA
- a CDS encoding pyrimidine reductase family protein gives MTVGTPIERIWPAPVTGALTDPQLTALYARAAGPHLRVNFVASADGAVTLDGYSAGLSGEPDKRVFGLLRMLCDGLVVAAGTLRHEGYRAVRLSPERRAWRREQGLAEFPTLVVVSGSLDLDPAQAAFADAPVRPIVLTHPGAVPPPGLTDVADVIRCGTDPADDTGRADDTGRADGSGRADGAGRTGGTGRVDLVAGLAELRRRGLNQLLCEGGPHLFGALTAADLVDELCLTVAPLLAGAGPGRITAGDASVPRHLPLRHVLAAADGVLMLRYARDPADPQPAGAAPAA, from the coding sequence ATGACCGTCGGAACCCCGATCGAACGGATCTGGCCCGCACCCGTTACCGGTGCGCTCACCGATCCGCAGCTCACCGCGCTCTACGCCCGGGCGGCCGGCCCGCATCTGCGGGTCAACTTCGTCGCCAGCGCCGACGGCGCGGTCACTCTGGACGGATACTCGGCCGGGCTCTCCGGCGAGCCGGACAAGCGGGTCTTCGGGCTGCTGCGGATGCTCTGCGACGGTCTCGTGGTGGCCGCCGGCACGCTGCGCCACGAGGGCTACCGGGCGGTGCGGCTGAGCCCGGAACGCCGGGCCTGGCGGCGTGAGCAGGGGCTGGCCGAGTTCCCGACGCTGGTGGTCGTGTCCGGCTCACTCGACCTCGACCCGGCGCAGGCCGCGTTCGCCGACGCCCCGGTCCGGCCGATCGTGCTCACCCACCCGGGCGCCGTACCGCCGCCGGGGTTGACCGACGTGGCCGACGTGATCCGCTGCGGCACCGACCCGGCCGATGACACGGGCCGCGCCGACGACACCGGCCGCGCCGACGGCAGCGGCCGGGCGGACGGCGCCGGGCGGACCGGTGGCACCGGGCGGGTCGATCTCGTCGCCGGCCTGGCCGAGTTGCGCCGGCGCGGGCTGAACCAGTTGCTCTGCGAGGGCGGCCCGCACCTGTTCGGCGCGCTCACCGCCGCCGACCTGGTCGACGAGCTGTGCCTGACGGTGGCGCCGCTGCTCGCCGGCGCCGGCCCGGGGCGGATCACCGCCGGGGACGCCAGCGTCCCGCGCCACCTGCCGCTACGTCACGTGCTGGCCGCCGCCGACGGCGTGCTGATGCTCCGCTACGCCCGCGACCCCGCCGACCCGCAGCCCGCCGGCGCCGCCCCCGCCGCCTGA
- a CDS encoding GH1 family beta-glucosidase → MSNPASPPAVGVLDAGPALTFPPGFLWGAATAAYQIEGAATEGGRAPSIWDTFSHTEGRTVAGHTGDVACDHYHRMPDDVRLMADLGLQSYRFSVSWPRVQPGGTGGVNQEGMDFYRRLVDELLGHGIEPWLTLYHWDLPQPLEDAGGWPARDTAARFAEYSHLVAEALGDRVKYFTTLNEPWCSAFLGYGSGVHAPGRNDGADAVRAGHHLMLGHGLAVQAVRAARPEAQLGITVNLYPVTPASESAADADAARRIDALANRFFLDPVLRGAYPADLVADLRQVTDMGHVRDGDLATISTPLDMVGINYYSRHVVAAPVEGAEPEPYWRAPSCWPGSEDVRFVTRGVPVTDMDWEIDAPGLVETLERVHREYTDLPLYVTENGSAFVDEVVDGRVDDPDRLAYFSAHLRAAHAAIEAGVPLKGYFAWSLLDNFEWAWGYTKRFGMVYVDYDSQARIAKSSARWYADVIRRNGLPAQ, encoded by the coding sequence GTGAGCAACCCAGCAAGCCCGCCCGCCGTCGGCGTCCTCGACGCCGGTCCGGCCCTCACCTTCCCGCCCGGCTTCCTCTGGGGCGCGGCCACCGCCGCGTACCAGATCGAGGGCGCGGCGACGGAGGGCGGCCGTGCCCCGTCGATCTGGGACACCTTCAGCCACACCGAGGGCCGGACGGTGGCCGGGCACACCGGCGACGTGGCGTGCGACCACTACCACCGGATGCCGGACGACGTGCGGTTGATGGCCGATCTGGGCCTTCAGTCGTACCGCTTCTCGGTGAGCTGGCCGCGGGTGCAGCCGGGCGGCACCGGCGGGGTCAACCAGGAGGGCATGGACTTCTACCGCCGCCTGGTCGACGAACTGCTCGGCCACGGCATCGAGCCGTGGCTGACGCTCTACCACTGGGACCTGCCGCAGCCGCTGGAGGACGCGGGCGGCTGGCCGGCCCGGGACACCGCCGCCCGTTTCGCCGAGTACTCCCACCTCGTCGCCGAGGCGCTCGGTGACCGGGTGAAGTACTTCACCACGCTGAACGAGCCGTGGTGCTCGGCGTTCCTCGGTTACGGCTCCGGCGTGCACGCGCCGGGCCGTAACGACGGCGCGGACGCGGTCCGGGCCGGGCACCACCTGATGCTGGGCCACGGCCTGGCCGTGCAGGCGGTGCGGGCGGCCCGCCCGGAGGCGCAGCTCGGCATCACCGTCAACCTGTACCCGGTCACCCCGGCGAGCGAATCGGCGGCGGATGCCGACGCGGCCCGCCGGATCGACGCGCTGGCCAACCGGTTCTTCCTGGACCCGGTGCTGCGTGGGGCGTACCCGGCGGACCTGGTCGCGGATCTGCGTCAGGTCACCGACATGGGGCACGTGCGCGACGGTGACCTGGCGACCATCTCCACCCCGCTGGACATGGTCGGGATCAACTACTACAGCCGGCACGTGGTGGCCGCGCCCGTCGAGGGCGCGGAGCCGGAGCCCTACTGGCGGGCGCCGTCCTGCTGGCCGGGCAGCGAGGACGTGCGGTTCGTCACCCGGGGCGTCCCGGTGACGGACATGGACTGGGAGATCGACGCCCCGGGCCTGGTGGAGACGCTGGAGCGGGTGCACCGGGAGTACACCGACCTGCCGCTCTACGTCACCGAGAACGGCTCGGCGTTCGTCGACGAGGTCGTCGACGGCCGGGTGGACGACCCGGACCGGCTGGCCTACTTCTCCGCGCACCTGCGCGCGGCGCACGCCGCGATCGAGGCGGGCGTGCCGCTCAAGGGATACTTCGCCTGGTCGCTCCTGGACAACTTCGAGTGGGCCTGGGGCTACACGAAGCGGTTCGGCATGGTCTATGTCGACTACGACAGCCAGGCCCGGATCGCGAAGTCCAGCGCCAGGTGGTACGCCGACGTGATCCGACGCAACGGACTGCCCGCACAATAA
- a CDS encoding plasmid pRiA4b ORF-3 family protein — protein MSRQIFQLMVSLAGVRPPVWRRVLVPGGYTLDRLHRVIQHAMGWRDCHLHSFDVDGRQYGEPDPGGELALRDELDVRLDALVGKGDRFRYTYDFGDWWEHDLVVEDCCAADPDERYPLCLDGERACPPEDVGGPAGYAVLLAALADPAHPEHVTMREWAGPAFDAAAFDPDRATVLLRRCC, from the coding sequence GTGTCGCGTCAGATCTTCCAGCTCATGGTGTCGCTGGCCGGCGTCCGGCCGCCGGTGTGGCGGCGGGTGCTGGTGCCCGGCGGCTACACCCTGGACCGGCTGCACCGGGTGATCCAGCACGCGATGGGCTGGCGGGACTGCCATCTGCACTCGTTCGACGTCGACGGCCGGCAGTACGGTGAGCCCGACCCGGGCGGCGAACTGGCGCTGCGCGACGAACTGGACGTCCGGCTGGACGCGCTCGTGGGCAAGGGCGACCGCTTCCGCTACACGTACGACTTCGGTGACTGGTGGGAGCACGACCTGGTGGTGGAGGACTGCTGCGCCGCCGACCCGGACGAGCGCTATCCGCTCTGCCTGGACGGGGAGCGGGCCTGCCCGCCGGAGGACGTGGGTGGTCCGGCCGGGTACGCGGTCCTGCTGGCCGCGCTCGCCGACCCGGCGCACCCGGAACACGTGACGATGCGCGAGTGGGCCGGCCCGGCGTTCGACGCGGCCGCGTTCGACCCGGACCGCGCCACCGTCCTGTTGCGCCGCTGCTGCTGA
- a CDS encoding phosphotransferase family protein: MTDPAADVAAPSTGPAPRGLDLDRLAAHLAVHRPDLSGPLSARLIAGGKSNLTYLLRAGDREVVLRRPPLGHVLATAHDMAREHRVISALAPTGVPVPEALLLCAHESVIGAPFYLMAKVDGEVYRRREQTDALTSAQRHDLAMAMMDTLATLHRVEPAEVGLADFGRPEGYLGRQVRRWAGQLDRSRSRPLPGIDELRDTLAASVPEGANAGRIVHGDYRLDNLLAGVDPVAVRAVLDWEMATLGDPLADLGLLLTYWDVLGDSDHGEGNPVADGIGPRAGFPTGAELIERYAGRSDVDVGPLHWHVALGCFKLAVICEGIHYRHTLGQTLGEGFDRIGDMVAPLVAHGLRAVREN; this comes from the coding sequence ATGACCGATCCGGCCGCCGATGTCGCCGCGCCCTCGACCGGTCCCGCCCCGCGCGGGCTCGACCTCGACCGGCTCGCCGCCCATCTGGCCGTCCACCGGCCGGACCTGAGCGGGCCGCTGTCGGCGCGGCTGATCGCCGGCGGCAAGTCCAACCTCACCTACCTGCTGCGCGCCGGTGACCGCGAGGTCGTGCTGCGCCGCCCCCCGCTGGGTCACGTGCTGGCCACCGCCCACGACATGGCCCGCGAGCACCGGGTGATCTCGGCGCTCGCGCCGACCGGCGTACCGGTGCCGGAGGCGCTGCTGCTCTGCGCCCACGAGAGCGTGATCGGCGCGCCGTTCTACCTGATGGCGAAGGTCGACGGCGAGGTCTACCGGCGGCGGGAGCAGACCGACGCGCTCACCTCCGCCCAGCGGCACGACCTCGCCATGGCGATGATGGACACGCTCGCCACGCTGCACCGGGTCGAGCCGGCCGAGGTGGGCCTGGCCGACTTCGGCCGGCCGGAGGGCTACCTGGGCCGGCAGGTACGCCGCTGGGCCGGCCAGCTCGACCGGTCCCGCAGCCGGCCGCTGCCCGGCATCGACGAACTGCGCGACACGCTGGCCGCCAGCGTGCCCGAGGGCGCGAACGCGGGCCGGATCGTGCACGGCGACTACCGGCTGGACAACCTGCTCGCCGGCGTCGACCCGGTGGCGGTGCGGGCGGTGCTCGACTGGGAGATGGCCACGCTCGGCGACCCGCTGGCCGACCTCGGGCTGCTGCTGACGTACTGGGACGTGCTCGGCGACAGCGACCACGGCGAGGGCAACCCGGTCGCCGACGGCATCGGGCCGCGCGCCGGTTTCCCCACCGGCGCCGAGCTGATCGAGCGGTACGCCGGACGCAGCGACGTCGACGTCGGCCCGCTGCACTGGCACGTGGCGCTCGGCTGTTTCAAGCTCGCGGTGATCTGCGAGGGCATCCACTACCGGCACACGCTCGGGCAGACGCTGGGCGAGGGCTTCGACCGGATCGGCGACATGGTGGCGCCGCTCGTGGCACACGGGTTGCGCGCGGTGAGGGAGAACTAG